One genomic window of Kaistia geumhonensis includes the following:
- a CDS encoding YbaK/EbsC family protein, translating to MPEKTRTAEEAAAACGCSVGEIVKSLVFRGKETGDGILLLVSGSNRVDEAKVGALVGQEIERPDAAFVRALTGFAIGGIPPLGHATPLPTYIDRDLLVHDTVWAAAGTPNAVFAVDPKRLAAAIGATTIAMG from the coding sequence ATGCCCGAGAAGACCCGCACTGCGGAAGAGGCTGCGGCGGCCTGCGGCTGTTCTGTGGGCGAAATCGTCAAGTCGCTCGTCTTTCGCGGCAAGGAGACCGGTGACGGGATCCTCCTGCTCGTCTCCGGCTCGAACCGCGTCGACGAGGCGAAGGTCGGCGCACTCGTCGGGCAGGAGATCGAACGCCCGGACGCGGCCTTTGTTCGCGCGCTGACGGGATTCGCCATCGGCGGCATTCCCCCGCTCGGCCATGCGACGCCGCTGCCGACCTATATCGACCGCGATCTCCTCGTCCATGACACCGTATGGGCGGCAGCCGGCACGCCGAACGCCGTGTTCGCCGTCGATCCGAAGCGCCTCGCCGCGGCAATCGGCGCGACGACCATCGCCATGGGCTGA
- a CDS encoding peptide ABC transporter substrate-binding protein, whose amino-acid sequence MSFLRRFFLATRVHSNMHSFLSRGVLALTLASIAALVQPAAGEAATMLRRGLVGPVETLDPQKAATVAETMLALDLFEGLVRRDGEGRLVPGAASGWEISPDGLLYSFTLREGARWSNGEAVKAGDFVASFRRLFDPATDATEDGPLQVIANAGAIKSGFAKSDTLGVSATDDRTLVIRLDRPTPTFLDRLAAPAALPVNVSASRKLGSDFRTGAKLVTNGAYGLSNSGKGVYTLARDARRSGDAAASIDTVTYRRFETAADCLAAFRSGEVDICPDAPTEALADLKAELGPALRIEPYAGTYFYAINTTRAPFDDARVRRALSLAIDREALAAAVWSGGMLPASSLVPASLLTQPPASEEPIEARREEARSLLSAAGFGAKKPLTVAIRTGSGIANEATAAKVIADWKAVGVEGRLDTSHPDRHFAALRDKADFDVARAGWIADEPNALDFLEILRSGGRFNYARYANPAFDALIAAAESGTDAAKRATDIEKARQMLETDAVVIPLLSYASLSIVSPKVGGWDANPLDQHPSRTLTIVD is encoded by the coding sequence TTGTCATTTCTGAGGCGCTTCTTCCTCGCCACCCGGGTCCATTCCAACATGCATTCCTTCCTGTCGCGCGGTGTGCTCGCCCTGACCCTGGCTTCGATCGCGGCTCTCGTTCAGCCGGCGGCGGGCGAGGCGGCGACGATGCTGCGGCGAGGCCTCGTCGGCCCTGTCGAGACGCTGGACCCGCAAAAGGCGGCGACGGTAGCCGAGACGATGCTGGCGCTCGATCTCTTCGAGGGGCTGGTCCGCCGCGACGGTGAGGGACGCCTCGTTCCGGGCGCGGCAAGCGGCTGGGAGATATCGCCGGACGGGCTCCTCTACAGCTTCACGCTGCGGGAGGGCGCCCGCTGGTCGAATGGCGAGGCGGTGAAGGCGGGCGACTTCGTCGCGTCCTTCCGTCGCCTGTTCGATCCGGCGACGGACGCGACCGAAGACGGGCCGCTGCAGGTCATCGCCAATGCCGGCGCGATCAAGTCGGGCTTCGCCAAGAGCGACACGCTCGGCGTCTCGGCGACCGACGACCGCACGCTGGTGATCCGGCTCGACCGACCGACGCCGACCTTTCTCGACCGCCTCGCCGCTCCCGCCGCCCTGCCGGTCAATGTCTCGGCGAGCCGCAAGCTCGGCAGCGACTTCAGGACCGGCGCCAAGCTGGTGACCAATGGCGCCTATGGCCTGTCGAATAGCGGCAAGGGCGTCTACACCCTCGCCCGCGACGCCAGGCGCAGCGGCGATGCCGCGGCCTCGATCGATACCGTCACCTATCGGCGCTTCGAAACGGCGGCCGACTGCCTCGCCGCCTTCCGCAGCGGCGAAGTCGACATCTGCCCGGATGCCCCCACCGAGGCGCTCGCGGACCTCAAGGCCGAGCTCGGGCCGGCTCTGCGCATCGAGCCCTATGCCGGCACCTATTTCTACGCGATCAACACGACGCGCGCGCCCTTCGATGATGCGCGGGTCCGCCGCGCGCTGTCGCTGGCGATCGATCGCGAGGCGCTCGCGGCTGCGGTCTGGTCGGGCGGCATGCTGCCGGCATCAAGCCTCGTCCCGGCCTCCCTCCTGACGCAGCCGCCCGCATCCGAGGAGCCGATCGAAGCGCGGCGCGAGGAAGCCCGTTCGCTCCTCTCCGCCGCCGGCTTTGGAGCGAAAAAGCCGCTCACGGTGGCGATCCGGACCGGCAGCGGCATCGCCAACGAGGCAACGGCGGCCAAGGTGATCGCCGACTGGAAGGCGGTGGGGGTCGAGGGCCGACTCGACACGAGCCATCCCGACCGCCATTTCGCGGCGCTGCGCGACAAGGCCGATTTCGATGTCGCGAGGGCGGGCTGGATCGCGGACGAGCCCAACGCACTCGACTTTCTGGAGATCCTGCGCAGCGGGGGGCGCTTCAACTATGCCCGCTACGCCAACCCGGCCTTCGACGCGCTGATCGCGGCGGCGGAGAGCGGGACCGACGCCGCCAAACGAGCGACGGACATCGAGAAGGCGCGGCAGATGCTGGAGACGGATGCGGTCGTCATCCCCCTCCTCTCCTATGCCTCGCTGTCGATCGTCTCCCCCAAGGTCGGAGGGTGGGATGCGAACCCGCTCGACCAGCATCCGAGCCGGACGTTGACGATTGTTGACTGA
- a CDS encoding glycine zipper domain-containing protein, whose amino-acid sequence MKKATILVSVALLGALAAGCSTPTTGSRAGDGAVVGGLAGAAVGGLATGTWGGAAIGAGVGAIGGAIIADATGKCYWVDKNGQKHYTSCR is encoded by the coding sequence ATGAAGAAGGCCACGATCCTCGTTTCCGTCGCGCTGCTCGGCGCGCTGGCAGCCGGTTGCTCGACCCCGACCACCGGCTCGCGCGCCGGCGACGGCGCGGTGGTGGGCGGTCTCGCCGGCGCCGCCGTTGGCGGTCTGGCGACCGGCACCTGGGGCGGTGCGGCGATCGGCGCCGGCGTCGGTGCGATCGGCGGCGCGATCATCGCCGATGCCACCGGCAAGTGCTACTGGGTCGATAAGAACGGCCAGAAGCACTACACGTCCTGCCGCTGA
- a CDS encoding glycine zipper domain-containing protein — protein MKASFLIVAVSLAGAAMAGCSTGSAAGDGAVVGGLAGAAVGGIAGGNVQSAAIGAGVGAIGGAVIADAASKRCYWVDAYGRRNYVPCR, from the coding sequence ATGAAGGCATCCTTTTTGATCGTGGCGGTTTCGCTCGCCGGTGCGGCGATGGCCGGTTGCTCGACTGGCTCGGCGGCTGGTGACGGCGCCGTGGTCGGAGGCCTCGCGGGCGCCGCTGTTGGCGGCATCGCCGGCGGCAATGTCCAGAGCGCGGCGATCGGTGCCGGTGTCGGCGCCATCGGCGGCGCGGTCATCGCCGATGCGGCGAGCAAGCGCTGCTACTGGGTCGACGCCTATGGCCGGCGCAACTACGTGCCCTGCCGCTGA
- a CDS encoding sugar ABC transporter ATP-binding protein: protein MTATTATSTDAATPLVELKNTSKTFGGIKVLKNVGFDVRPGEVHALLGENGAGKSTLIKILSGFHTPDEGGEILVNGRPVSFSSPRDARKAGISTVYQELLLFPDMTVAENIFIGHAPRAGMGALDWNEMRRRARELLDDLDSHDLDVDSRVGGLSVANRQRVEIAKALSQDARLLIMDEPTASLADADVRRLLDVVRRLRERGVAIIYISHRMPEIFALADRVTVLRDGSLIGTKDIEEVDDASLVSMMVGRSIDQLFPKVVVPIGEPVLELRNVSFKDEVQDISLTLRAGEILGIAGLVGSGRTELALTIFGITPATSGEILLNGRPVTIRSPQQARDLGIAYVPEDRGLQGLVKPQTIRENVSMALLDRISKGSIVDRVKESALARDAIARFGIRARGPEQRAGQLSGGNQQKVVLAKWVFTNPKVLIMDEPTRGIDVGAKSEIHALMCKLAGEGLAVIMISSELPEVLGMSDRIMVMNGGRMVRTFDRSEATPDVVGAAMTHAGASNAGGAA, encoded by the coding sequence ATGACAGCGACGACCGCGACCTCGACCGACGCGGCGACGCCGCTCGTCGAGCTCAAGAACACCTCCAAGACCTTCGGCGGCATCAAGGTGCTGAAGAATGTCGGCTTCGACGTGCGGCCGGGCGAGGTCCACGCGCTTCTCGGCGAGAACGGCGCCGGCAAGTCGACGCTGATCAAGATCCTCTCCGGGTTCCACACGCCGGACGAGGGCGGCGAGATCCTCGTCAACGGACGCCCGGTCTCGTTCTCCTCGCCCCGCGACGCCCGCAAGGCCGGCATCTCGACGGTGTATCAGGAACTGCTGCTCTTCCCCGACATGACGGTCGCGGAGAACATCTTCATCGGCCACGCGCCGCGCGCCGGCATGGGCGCGCTCGACTGGAACGAGATGCGCCGCCGCGCCCGGGAACTCCTCGACGATCTCGACAGCCACGATCTCGATGTGGATTCGCGGGTCGGAGGCCTCTCGGTCGCCAATCGCCAGCGCGTCGAGATCGCCAAGGCCCTGTCGCAGGACGCGCGCCTCCTGATCATGGACGAGCCGACGGCCTCGCTGGCCGACGCCGATGTCCGCCGCCTGCTCGACGTCGTCCGCCGCCTCCGCGAACGCGGCGTCGCCATCATCTATATCAGCCATCGCATGCCCGAGATCTTCGCCCTCGCCGATCGTGTCACGGTCCTGCGCGATGGCTCGCTGATCGGCACCAAGGATATCGAAGAGGTCGACGACGCCTCGCTCGTTTCAATGATGGTGGGCCGGTCGATCGACCAGCTGTTCCCGAAGGTGGTCGTGCCGATCGGGGAGCCGGTGCTCGAATTGCGGAACGTCTCCTTCAAGGACGAGGTCCAGGACATCTCCCTGACGCTGCGCGCCGGCGAGATCCTCGGCATCGCCGGGTTGGTCGGCTCGGGCCGTACCGAACTCGCGCTGACGATCTTCGGCATCACGCCGGCAACCTCAGGCGAGATCCTGCTGAACGGCCGGCCGGTCACGATTCGCAGCCCGCAGCAGGCGCGCGACCTCGGCATCGCCTATGTGCCGGAGGACCGCGGCCTGCAGGGCCTCGTGAAGCCGCAGACCATTCGCGAGAACGTGTCGATGGCGTTGCTCGACCGCATCTCGAAGGGCTCGATCGTCGACCGCGTGAAGGAGTCGGCGCTCGCTCGCGACGCCATCGCACGCTTCGGCATCCGCGCCCGCGGCCCCGAGCAGCGCGCCGGACAGCTTTCCGGCGGCAACCAGCAGAAGGTCGTGCTGGCCAAGTGGGTCTTTACCAACCCCAAGGTCCTCATCATGGACGAGCCGACGCGCGGTATCGACGTCGGCGCCAAATCGGAGATTCACGCGCTGATGTGCAAGCTCGCCGGCGAGGGACTCGCCGTGATCATGATCTCGAGCGAACTCCCCGAAGTGCTCGGCATGAGCGACCGGATCATGGTGATGAACGGCGGCCGCATGGTGCGCACCTTCGATCGCAGCGAGGCGACGCCAGACGTGGTCGGCGCGGCCATGACCCATGCCGGCGCCAGCAACGCGGGAGGCGCGGCATGA
- a CDS encoding metallophosphoesterase family protein — translation MFVLAHLSDPHLGPLPRARVRELASKRMIGFVNWRRGRMHALAGPVLSGLLDDLALRKPDHVAVTGDLVNIGLPGEIIAARDWLEAFGPPHDISVVPGNHDAYVPGVLAKALAAWHPYVVGDGTAHPGAARFPYVRRRGPVALIGMSSARASAPFMATGHVDTATLPALHDELDRARRQGLFRVVMIHHPPSPNATLWHKRLVGSGRVRAVIRDAGAELVIHGHTHVDSHVEIEGRDGPVPVIGVPSASNAPGGEKPAGRYNLFSIEGEAGAWRCHMTERGYAGPGAAIGVIRERRLR, via the coding sequence ATGTTCGTCCTCGCCCATCTCTCCGATCCCCATCTCGGCCCCTTGCCGCGCGCGCGGGTGCGCGAACTCGCCTCCAAGCGAATGATCGGCTTCGTGAACTGGCGCCGCGGCCGCATGCATGCGCTGGCGGGGCCGGTGCTTTCCGGCCTGCTCGACGATCTGGCGCTGCGGAAGCCGGACCATGTCGCGGTGACGGGCGATCTCGTCAATATCGGCCTGCCGGGCGAGATCATCGCGGCGCGCGACTGGCTGGAGGCTTTCGGCCCGCCGCATGACATCTCGGTCGTGCCCGGCAATCACGATGCCTACGTGCCCGGCGTGCTCGCGAAGGCGCTCGCCGCCTGGCATCCCTATGTGGTCGGGGACGGCACCGCCCATCCCGGCGCGGCGCGCTTTCCCTATGTGCGGCGGCGCGGGCCGGTCGCGCTCATCGGCATGTCGAGCGCACGCGCCTCGGCGCCTTTCATGGCGACCGGCCATGTCGACACCGCGACGCTGCCGGCGCTGCATGACGAACTCGACCGCGCGCGGCGTCAGGGACTGTTCCGCGTCGTCATGATCCACCACCCGCCCTCGCCGAATGCGACGCTCTGGCACAAGCGGCTGGTCGGCTCGGGCCGTGTCCGCGCCGTCATCCGCGATGCGGGCGCCGAACTCGTCATCCATGGCCACACCCATGTCGACAGCCATGTCGAGATCGAGGGGCGCGACGGGCCGGTGCCGGTCATCGGCGTGCCGAGCGCGTCGAATGCTCCCGGCGGCGAGAAGCCGGCCGGGCGCTACAATCTCTTCTCGATCGAGGGGGAGGCAGGCGCCTGGCGCTGCCACATGACCGAGCGCGGCTATGCGGGGCCCGGCGCGGCGATCGGCGTCATCCGCGAGCGTCGCCTGCGCTGA
- a CDS encoding ABC transporter permease, with translation MSLETATIRRSATTGFAARTFATYGQEFIILACIVVLFVAVGLIAPRFVSPTNLTTIFVGNAYIAVAAIGMSMVIISGHIDVSVGSLIGVLATISGTLAVSGYPVWFAWLAPVVVGMVVTSFIGVLVAYVRIPSIVVTLGMLSILKGGLISVTGGAWITNLPPDYLIAQFRLFGIPSPVWFMIILTGLAAMFMRYTAFGRSIYAIGGNGEAARVAGIPVERTTVMIFAIHGLFAGIAAVLFATQLQVIQSTVPPNLELTVITASVVGGVSILGGTGTVVGSTLAAILFAAIGSSLIFLNVSAYWLRAVQGLLILATVLADMARRHRIG, from the coding sequence ATGAGCCTCGAAACCGCCACCATCCGCCGCTCGGCGACGACGGGCTTCGCAGCACGCACCTTCGCGACCTACGGCCAGGAGTTCATCATCCTCGCCTGCATCGTCGTGCTGTTCGTCGCCGTTGGCCTGATCGCGCCGCGCTTCGTCAGCCCGACCAACCTCACAACCATCTTCGTCGGCAACGCCTATATCGCGGTCGCCGCGATCGGCATGTCGATGGTCATCATCTCCGGCCATATCGACGTTTCGGTCGGCTCGCTGATCGGCGTGCTCGCCACGATTTCCGGCACTCTGGCCGTCTCGGGCTATCCGGTCTGGTTCGCCTGGCTGGCGCCGGTCGTGGTCGGCATGGTGGTCACGTCCTTCATCGGCGTGCTTGTCGCCTATGTCCGCATCCCCTCCATCGTCGTCACGCTCGGCATGCTCTCGATCCTGAAGGGCGGCCTCATCTCGGTGACGGGCGGCGCATGGATCACCAACCTGCCGCCAGACTATCTGATCGCGCAGTTCCGCCTGTTCGGCATCCCCTCGCCGGTCTGGTTCATGATCATCCTCACGGGCCTCGCGGCGATGTTCATGCGCTACACCGCCTTTGGCCGTTCGATCTACGCGATCGGCGGCAATGGCGAGGCGGCGCGCGTTGCCGGCATCCCGGTGGAGCGGACCACCGTCATGATCTTCGCGATCCACGGCCTCTTCGCCGGCATTGCCGCCGTACTCTTCGCAACGCAGCTGCAGGTCATCCAGTCGACCGTGCCACCCAATCTGGAGCTCACCGTCATCACCGCCTCCGTGGTGGGCGGCGTCTCCATCCTCGGCGGCACCGGAACGGTCGTCGGCTCGACCCTCGCCGCGATCCTCTTCGCCGCGATCGGCTCCTCGCTGATCTTCCTCAACGTCTCGGCCTACTGGCTGCGCGCCGTGCAGGGTCTCCTGATCCTCGCCACCGTGCTCGCCGACATGGCCCGCCGCCACCGGATCGGATGA
- a CDS encoding DeoR/GlpR family DNA-binding transcription regulator, which translates to MHEIERQRIILSEIADRPVVTVAQLVELTGASEATIRRDINALHQDGKLNKVRGGAEALHPPQLVGIGGRHFAASEQMNLAEKRAIARAAVDLCADGDSIIINGGTTTYQMVDHLARRRMQILTNSFAIAETLVRTSKNTIVLPGGAVYREQSLVLSPFENDVTRNFYARRMFMSAKGISPSGVMEGDPLLIQAEQKLINQADELILLADSSKFERRSPLILCPLDRVTMIITDSGLSPAHAKMIDEAGIRLLVVEPDSQDSTEAVGTP; encoded by the coding sequence ATGCACGAAATCGAGCGCCAGAGGATCATCCTCAGCGAGATCGCCGACCGTCCGGTCGTGACGGTCGCGCAGCTGGTTGAGCTGACCGGCGCCTCCGAGGCGACGATCCGGCGCGACATCAACGCGCTGCATCAGGACGGCAAGCTCAACAAGGTGCGCGGCGGCGCCGAGGCGCTGCATCCACCCCAGCTCGTGGGCATCGGCGGACGCCACTTCGCGGCCAGCGAGCAGATGAACCTCGCCGAGAAGCGGGCCATCGCGCGGGCCGCGGTCGATCTCTGCGCCGACGGCGACTCCATCATCATCAATGGCGGCACCACCACCTACCAGATGGTCGATCATCTGGCGCGGCGGCGGATGCAGATCCTGACGAACTCCTTCGCCATCGCCGAGACGCTGGTCCGCACCTCGAAGAACACGATCGTGCTGCCGGGCGGCGCCGTCTATCGCGAACAGAGCCTCGTTCTCTCGCCCTTCGAGAACGACGTGACGCGCAATTTCTATGCGCGGCGGATGTTCATGAGCGCCAAGGGGATCAGCCCGAGCGGCGTCATGGAGGGCGATCCGCTGCTGATCCAGGCGGAGCAAAAGCTGATCAATCAGGCGGACGAGCTGATCCTCCTCGCCGATTCCTCGAAATTCGAGCGCCGCTCGCCGCTGATCCTCTGCCCGCTCGACCGCGTGACCATGATCATCACCGACAGCGGCCTCTCGCCCGCCCATGCCAAAATGATCGACGAGGCCGGCATTCGCCTCCTCGTCGTCGAGCCCGACTCCCAGGACAGCACGGAGGCCGTGGGGACGCCGTGA
- the rhaI gene encoding L-rhamnose catabolism isomerase gives MTDLPISEAIVAENNKAAEAALANDYSALGEQLDRRGIDIDAVTRKVASFGVAIPSWGVGTGGTRFARFAGPGEPRGIFDKLDDCAVIQQLTRATPTVSLHIPWDKADPVAIKAKGDALGLGFDAMNSNTFSDAKDQALSYKFGSLSHTDKAVRQQAIEHNIETIEIGRVLGSKALTVWIGDGSNFPGQSNFTRAFERYLDAMKAVYAALPDDWRVFTEHKLYEPAFYSTIVQDWGTNYLIAQELGPKAFCLVDLGHHAPNVNIEMIVARLIQFRKLAGFHFNDSKYGDDDLDAGSINPFQLFLVFNELVDAEYRKAEAFDPAYMIDQSHNVTDPIESLMASAIEIQRAYAQALLVDRPVLEAFQEANDVLMARETLKRAFNTDVSPIIAKARLAKGGAIDPIAAYRASAYRARVTAERPATGGSSSGIV, from the coding sequence ATGACCGATCTACCGATCTCGGAGGCGATCGTCGCCGAGAACAACAAGGCCGCCGAGGCGGCGCTCGCCAACGACTATTCGGCGCTTGGCGAGCAGCTCGACCGGCGCGGTATCGACATCGACGCCGTGACGCGCAAGGTTGCGTCGTTCGGCGTCGCCATTCCCTCCTGGGGCGTCGGAACGGGCGGCACGCGTTTCGCACGCTTTGCCGGCCCGGGCGAGCCGCGCGGCATCTTCGACAAGCTGGACGACTGCGCCGTCATCCAGCAGCTGACTCGCGCAACGCCGACCGTCTCGCTGCATATCCCGTGGGACAAGGCGGATCCGGTGGCGATCAAGGCGAAGGGCGACGCGCTCGGCCTCGGCTTCGACGCGATGAACTCCAACACCTTCTCGGACGCGAAGGACCAGGCTCTCAGCTATAAGTTCGGCTCGCTGTCGCACACCGACAAGGCCGTCCGCCAGCAGGCGATCGAGCACAATATCGAGACGATCGAGATCGGCCGCGTGCTGGGCTCGAAGGCGCTGACCGTGTGGATCGGCGACGGCTCGAACTTCCCCGGCCAGTCCAATTTCACGCGCGCCTTCGAGCGCTATCTCGATGCCATGAAGGCGGTCTATGCGGCGCTGCCGGACGACTGGCGGGTCTTCACCGAGCACAAGCTCTACGAGCCGGCCTTCTACTCGACCATCGTGCAGGACTGGGGCACCAATTACCTCATCGCTCAGGAACTCGGTCCCAAGGCCTTCTGCCTCGTCGACCTCGGCCATCATGCGCCGAACGTCAATATCGAGATGATCGTCGCGCGGCTCATCCAGTTCAGGAAGCTCGCGGGATTCCACTTCAACGATTCCAAATATGGCGACGACGACCTCGACGCCGGCTCGATCAACCCGTTCCAGCTGTTCCTCGTCTTCAACGAGCTGGTGGACGCCGAGTATCGCAAGGCGGAGGCCTTCGATCCGGCCTACATGATCGACCAGTCGCACAACGTCACCGATCCGATCGAGAGCCTGATGGCGAGCGCGATCGAGATCCAGCGCGCCTATGCGCAGGCGCTCCTCGTCGACCGGCCGGTGCTCGAGGCATTCCAGGAGGCCAACGACGTGCTGATGGCGCGCGAGACGCTGAAGCGCGCCTTCAACACCGATGTCTCGCCCATCATCGCCAAAGCGCGGCTCGCCAAGGGCGGCGCGATCGATCCGATCGCCGCCTATCGCGCGTCGGCCTACCGCGCCCGCGTCACGGCCGAGCGGCCGGCGACGGGGGGCAGCTCGAGCGGCATCGTCTGA
- a CDS encoding bifunctional rhamnulose-1-phosphate aldolase/short-chain dehydrogenase, giving the protein MTGASLFLDNRWDDAKAGGMSEPELLLYRSNLLGSDKRITNFGGGNTSAKVTEKDPLTGEDVTVLWVKGSGGDVGSIKLDGFATLYQSKLEALKGIYRGLAFEDEMVGYLPHCTFNLNPRAASIDTPLHAYVPYRHVDHMHPDAIIAIAASQNSKELTKEIYGDEIGWLPWKRPGFELGLWLSKFAAENPNAKGVVLESHGLFTWADDAKACYELTLEIINKAIGWFDEKTKGKAIFGGAVAASLDADKRRAVAARLMPEIRGRIGKTESKVGHFDDQQAVLDFVNSAQLKPLAALGTSCPDHFLRTKIRPLVLDYDPARDSLDEVVEGLDAAIEAYRADYAAYYERCKHPDSPAMRDPNAVVYLIPGVGMITFARDKATARISGEFYVNAINVMRGASTVSTYVGLSEQEAFDIEYWLLEEAKLQRMPKPKALAGRIAFITGGAGGIGSAIATRYLTEGAVVVLADIDQASLDEAVAGFGKRFGKDNVRGVLANVTDEGAVEKAFHDSLVEYGGLDILVSNAGISSASPFEDTTLAVWDRNISILATGYFLVSREAYRIMKKQKLGGSMVFIASKNGLAASAGASAYCAAKAAEIHLARCLALEGAPFGIRVNTINPDAVLRGSKIWQGEWRQQRAESNKITEDDLEEFYRNRSLLKRSVFPEDIAEAAFFLAADLSAKSTGNIINVDAGNAISFTR; this is encoded by the coding sequence ATGACAGGCGCTTCTCTCTTCCTCGACAACCGCTGGGACGACGCCAAGGCCGGCGGGATGAGCGAGCCGGAGCTGCTGCTCTATCGCTCGAACCTGCTCGGTTCCGACAAGCGCATCACCAATTTCGGCGGCGGGAACACCTCCGCCAAGGTGACGGAGAAGGATCCGCTCACAGGAGAGGACGTCACGGTTCTCTGGGTGAAGGGTTCGGGCGGCGATGTCGGCTCGATCAAGCTCGACGGCTTCGCGACTCTCTACCAGTCCAAGCTCGAGGCGCTGAAGGGTATCTATCGCGGCCTCGCCTTCGAGGACGAGATGGTCGGCTACCTGCCGCACTGCACCTTCAACCTCAATCCTCGCGCCGCCTCGATCGACACGCCGCTGCATGCCTATGTGCCTTACCGGCATGTCGATCACATGCATCCCGACGCGATCATCGCCATCGCCGCCTCGCAGAACTCGAAGGAGCTGACGAAGGAGATCTATGGCGACGAGATCGGCTGGCTGCCCTGGAAGCGGCCGGGCTTCGAGCTCGGGCTCTGGCTGTCGAAATTCGCCGCCGAGAACCCGAATGCGAAGGGCGTCGTGCTGGAGAGCCACGGCCTCTTCACCTGGGCCGACGACGCCAAGGCCTGCTACGAGCTGACGCTCGAAATCATCAACAAGGCGATCGGCTGGTTCGACGAGAAGACGAAGGGCAAGGCGATTTTCGGTGGCGCCGTCGCCGCCTCGCTCGACGCCGACAAGCGGCGGGCGGTGGCCGCGCGGCTGATGCCCGAGATCCGTGGCCGCATCGGCAAGACGGAATCGAAGGTCGGCCATTTCGACGACCAGCAGGCGGTGCTCGACTTCGTCAATTCCGCTCAGCTGAAGCCGCTCGCCGCGCTCGGAACTTCCTGCCCGGACCATTTCCTCAGGACCAAGATCCGCCCGCTGGTGCTCGACTATGACCCGGCCCGCGACAGTCTCGACGAAGTCGTCGAGGGCCTCGACGCCGCGATCGAGGCCTACCGCGCCGATTACGCCGCCTATTACGAGCGCTGCAAGCATCCCGACAGCCCGGCGATGCGCGATCCGAACGCTGTCGTCTATCTGATCCCTGGCGTCGGCATGATCACCTTTGCCCGCGACAAGGCGACAGCGCGCATCTCGGGTGAGTTTTATGTCAACGCGATCAATGTGATGCGCGGTGCCTCGACGGTTTCGACCTATGTCGGCCTCTCCGAGCAGGAAGCCTTCGACATCGAGTACTGGCTGCTCGAGGAGGCGAAGCTCCAGCGCATGCCGAAGCCGAAGGCGCTTGCCGGGCGCATAGCCTTCATTACCGGCGGGGCCGGTGGTATCGGCTCGGCCATCGCCACGCGCTATCTGACAGAGGGCGCCGTCGTGGTTCTCGCCGATATCGATCAGGCCTCGCTCGACGAGGCGGTCGCGGGCTTCGGCAAGCGGTTCGGCAAGGACAATGTCCGCGGCGTTCTCGCCAATGTCACCGATGAGGGCGCGGTCGAGAAGGCCTTCCACGATTCGCTGGTCGAATATGGCGGGCTCGACATCCTCGTCTCGAATGCTGGCATCTCGTCGGCCTCGCCCTTCGAGGATACGACGCTTGCCGTCTGGGATCGCAACATCTCGATCCTCGCCACCGGCTATTTCCTCGTCTCGCGCGAGGCCTACCGGATCATGAAGAAGCAGAAGCTCGGCGGCTCGATGGTGTTCATCGCGTCGAAGAACGGGCTGGCGGCCTCGGCCGGCGCCTCGGCCTATTGCGCGGCCAAGGCGGCGGAGATTCATCTTGCCCGCTGCCTCGCGCTCGAGGGCGCACCGTTCGGTATCCGAGTCAACACGATCAATCCGGACGCGGTGCTGCGCGGCTCCAAGATCTGGCAGGGAGAATGGCGCCAGCAGCGCGCGGAATCGAACAAGATCACCGAGGACGATCTCGAGGAATTCTACCGCAACCGTTCGCTCCTGAAGCGCTCGGTGTTCCCGGAGGATATCGCGGAGGCCGCCTTCTTCCTCGCCGCCGATCTCTCAGCGAAATCGACCGGCAACATCATCAATGTCGACGCCGGCAACGCCATCAGCTTCACCCGCTAG